From one Chlamydiifrater phoenicopteri genomic stretch:
- the tkt gene encoding transketolase, which yields MVIKELDTDILEKISGSIKQLSIEAIQKAGSGHPGMPLGCAELAAYLFGFVLKHNPKNPKWINRDRFVLSAGHASALLYSCLHLAGYNVSMEDLQHFRQLHSKTPGHPEFGHTEGVEATTGPLGQGVGNAAGMALSMKIMAAKFNRPGFPIFTGKVYCLAGDGCFMEGINHEVCSWAGRIGLDNLVLIYDYNGIVLDGSMEEVSCEDVKARFQAYGWEVFEIDGYDFHGMKKVFDVAKHGVGKPILIIARTIIGHGSPKAGSNKAHGAPLGEDGVAETKRFWNLAEDKFFIPRAVEQFFSNKLQEDKKLEEEWTDTVRVWSKHFPELHKEFLSFVERGLPENLEQKLADVEAPEAVSGRVISNKILQVLSKEIPNLIGGSADLSSSDGTFLSNEDVIGIGGFLGKNIKYGVREFGMGAVMNGLASTKLFRPYGGTFLVFSDYLRNAIRLAALSKLPVIYQFTHDSILIGEDGPTHQPVEHIMSLRAIPGLRVFRAADANEAKVAWLSALKYEGPTALIWSRQNLPTLEETNRPFSEGASKGGYVLIKEKRTPDYTFFATGSEVHLAVEVAHELSRLGKSVRVVSMPCWEIFEEQDDSYKNSVVGGDLGKRVSIEAGSSLGWFKYIGTDGIALSVESFGLSGSPKQVAEEFGFTVHGVLEQLLV from the coding sequence ATGGTTATCAAGGAATTAGATACTGATATTTTAGAAAAAATTTCGGGGTCTATTAAGCAGCTAAGTATTGAGGCTATTCAAAAAGCCGGTTCTGGACATCCAGGGATGCCTTTAGGATGTGCGGAATTAGCGGCTTACCTTTTCGGCTTTGTGCTAAAACATAACCCTAAAAATCCGAAGTGGATCAATAGAGACAGGTTTGTTTTATCTGCAGGACATGCTTCGGCTCTCCTCTATTCTTGTCTTCATCTAGCTGGATATAACGTTTCTATGGAAGATTTGCAGCATTTTCGACAGCTGCATTCTAAGACTCCCGGACATCCAGAATTTGGTCATACTGAAGGAGTGGAAGCCACTACAGGGCCTTTAGGGCAAGGCGTTGGTAATGCTGCCGGGATGGCTTTGAGCATGAAAATAATGGCCGCAAAGTTTAATCGCCCGGGCTTCCCCATTTTTACGGGAAAGGTTTATTGCCTTGCTGGAGATGGATGCTTTATGGAGGGCATAAATCATGAAGTTTGTAGTTGGGCTGGGAGGATAGGGTTAGACAACTTGGTCCTCATATACGATTACAATGGTATTGTTCTCGATGGATCTATGGAGGAAGTTTCTTGTGAAGACGTAAAAGCTCGTTTTCAGGCTTATGGATGGGAAGTTTTTGAAATAGACGGATATGACTTTCATGGGATGAAAAAAGTTTTTGATGTAGCCAAACACGGCGTTGGTAAGCCCATATTGATTATAGCTAGAACAATTATAGGGCATGGGTCGCCAAAGGCTGGCAGCAACAAAGCGCACGGGGCCCCTTTGGGAGAGGACGGCGTTGCTGAGACCAAAAGGTTCTGGAATTTGGCTGAGGATAAGTTTTTTATTCCTCGAGCCGTAGAGCAATTCTTTTCCAATAAGCTTCAAGAGGACAAGAAATTAGAAGAAGAGTGGACAGATACTGTTCGGGTATGGTCGAAACATTTTCCAGAGCTCCATAAAGAGTTTTTGAGTTTTGTTGAAAGAGGGTTGCCAGAAAACTTAGAACAAAAATTAGCAGATGTAGAGGCTCCTGAAGCCGTTTCAGGAAGAGTTATTTCAAATAAGATTTTGCAAGTGTTGTCAAAGGAGATTCCTAATTTAATAGGAGGATCTGCAGATCTTTCCAGTTCAGACGGAACCTTCCTCTCCAACGAGGATGTCATTGGAATAGGAGGTTTTTTGGGAAAGAACATCAAATATGGAGTCCGGGAGTTTGGAATGGGAGCTGTTATGAATGGCTTGGCTTCTACGAAACTTTTCCGCCCCTATGGGGGAACATTCTTAGTTTTTTCGGACTATCTAAGAAACGCTATTCGCTTAGCAGCTCTTTCCAAATTGCCTGTAATTTATCAATTCACACACGACTCTATCCTCATAGGGGAAGATGGACCTACGCATCAGCCAGTAGAACACATTATGTCTCTACGAGCCATTCCTGGGTTGCGAGTGTTTAGGGCTGCTGATGCTAATGAAGCAAAGGTTGCTTGGCTTTCTGCTTTGAAATATGAGGGACCAACGGCATTGATTTGGTCTAGACAAAATTTGCCCACCTTAGAAGAGACTAACAGGCCTTTTTCTGAGGGAGCATCAAAAGGAGGATATGTCCTCATAAAGGAAAAGCGAACCCCCGACTATACTTTTTTTGCTACAGGATCAGAGGTGCATTTAGCTGTAGAGGTGGCGCATGAGCTATCTAGACTGGGCAAGAGCGTCCGAGTGGTTTCTATGCCTTGTTGGGAAATTTTTGAAGAACAGGATGATTCTTATAAAAATTCTGTAGTGGGAGGAGATTTGGGGAAAAGAGTCTCTATAGAAGCTGGTAGTAGCTTGGGCTGGTTTAAGTACATTGGAACAGACGGTATTGCTCTCAGTGTAGAAAGTTTTGGCCTTTCAGGATCTCCTAAGCAGGTTGCCGAAGAATTCGGCTTTACTGTTCATGGAGTTCTCGAGCAGTTGCTGGTTTAA
- the efp gene encoding elongation factor P, with protein sequence MVRVSTSDFRVGLRIEIDGQPYLILQNDFVKPGKGQAFNRIKVKNFLNGRVIEKTFKSGETVETADVREQQMRLLYTDQEGATFMDDESYDQETVFWEKLESIRQWLLEDSIYTLVRYNDEIIAVEPPIFMELTIVEAAPGVRGDTASGRVLKPAVTNTGAKVMVPIFIEEGELIKVDTRTGSYESRVSK encoded by the coding sequence ATGGTACGTGTAAGCACGAGTGATTTTAGAGTAGGCCTAAGAATAGAGATAGATGGGCAGCCATACTTGATATTGCAGAATGATTTTGTTAAGCCGGGGAAGGGACAGGCTTTTAACCGTATTAAAGTAAAAAATTTTTTGAACGGAAGGGTCATAGAGAAAACTTTCAAATCCGGGGAAACTGTTGAAACAGCGGATGTCAGAGAACAGCAGATGAGATTGCTATACACGGATCAAGAAGGCGCAACCTTCATGGATGATGAAAGTTATGACCAGGAGACAGTGTTCTGGGAAAAACTAGAGAGTATCAGGCAGTGGTTGTTGGAAGACTCTATCTATACCCTTGTCAGGTACAATGATGAAATTATTGCTGTTGAACCCCCTATATTCATGGAATTGACCATAGTAGAAGCGGCTCCGGGAGTGCGAGGGGATACCGCGTCAGGCAGAGTTTTGAAGCCAGCAGTAACAAATACAGGGGCTAAAGTAATGGTTCCCATTTTCATTGAAGAAGGAGAACTTATTAAAGTCGATACTCGAACGGGCAGTTACGAATCTAGAGTCTCTAAGTAG
- a CDS encoding AMP nucleosidase produces the protein MLSENDLDDRKHEEKIARDTLERYSGSDIQDFCPFLLLTNFSYYIRVFAKMFQTPITEGSMFSAAHAPDQRISILDFKLGSPGAALTVDLCSFLPNTRASLMLGMCGGLRSHYNVGDYFVPVASIRGEGTSDAYFPPEVPALANFVVQKATTEILEESKAHYHIGITHTTNVRFWEFNKEFRKRLYETKAQTAEMECATLFAAGYRRNFPIGALLLISDLPLRKEGIKTKQSSSFVLKTYTEDHISKGISTLHRLEELLNKKASSKGDLPHMEVGEADDLDSGGSKDSDY, from the coding sequence GTGTTATCAGAAAACGATCTTGATGATAGAAAACATGAAGAAAAGATAGCCAGAGATACTTTAGAACGTTACTCTGGGTCAGATATTCAAGACTTCTGCCCTTTCCTACTATTAACAAATTTTTCCTACTATATTCGCGTCTTCGCTAAAATGTTCCAAACCCCTATTACTGAAGGGTCTATGTTTTCCGCGGCACATGCTCCTGATCAACGAATTTCCATACTGGATTTTAAGCTGGGATCTCCTGGCGCAGCTTTAACTGTAGACCTATGTTCGTTCTTACCAAACACTAGAGCCAGCTTAATGTTAGGCATGTGCGGGGGGCTTCGATCTCACTATAATGTCGGAGATTACTTTGTCCCAGTCGCTAGTATTCGAGGAGAAGGCACTTCTGATGCCTACTTCCCCCCAGAAGTTCCAGCTCTTGCCAACTTTGTTGTACAGAAGGCCACTACTGAAATTCTGGAAGAAAGCAAAGCTCATTATCACATCGGGATAACCCACACAACAAATGTTCGTTTTTGGGAATTTAATAAAGAGTTCCGCAAAAGGCTTTATGAAACAAAAGCTCAGACTGCAGAAATGGAGTGTGCAACTTTATTTGCCGCTGGGTATAGAAGAAATTTTCCTATAGGGGCCCTTCTACTGATCTCAGATTTACCCTTACGCAAAGAAGGAATAAAAACCAAACAGAGTAGCTCTTTTGTTCTTAAGACATACACAGAAGACCACATCTCTAAAGGAATCTCTACCCTTCATAGACTAGAAGAATTACTCAACAAGAAAGCCTCTAGCAAAGGGGACTTACCTCACATGGAGGTTGGAGAAGCTGATGATCTAGATTCTGGAGGATCAAAAGACTCCGACTACTAG
- the alaS gene encoding alanine--tRNA ligase, which yields MLSNTIRARFLEFFKNRGHVLLPSSPVFPHNDPSILFINAGMNQFKNIFLNKENTDYTRVSTSQKCIRAGGKHNDLENVGHTSRHLTFFEMLGNFSFGDYFKKEVISFAWEASLSVFNFDPEKIWATVHEKDDEAFSLWEKYLPTERIVRLQDKDNFWSMADTGPCGFCSELLFDRGNSFGSASSPEHDPEGERFLEYWNLVFMEFNRAKEGSLTPLPKKNIDTGAGLERLVSLLAGTSSVFETDVLRHIIEKIERLSNKNYSPSNQGAPFRVIADHVRSLSFAIADGLLPGNVDRGYVLRKILRRAVNYGKLIGFNNPFLGEIIPSLIEVMGDAYPELKEAENHICNVLTGEEENYLRTLNRGGTLFQKIIAHSQSKGIISGEDAFKLKDTYGLPLDEICLMAKDHNISVDVEAFSLLDQQSRDLSRKSAGKTKVDLSSSYELLDSDFSSTFCGYETTSSESFILCLLKDGKPVDSLTEGEQGEIILSQTPFYSEKGGQVGDQGEIFSSSGSFFVEDTQSPRANIIVHKGKMTTGSLSVREAITAQVNRGRRLKICANHSSCHLLHKALEVVLGSHVRQAGSYVDESKIRLDFTHHQALTKKDLRAIEDIVNEKIQENLEINVRESLYSDVIHCSEIKQFFGDKYGDVVRVVDMEFSKELCGGTHAKSTGCIGAFLIVKEQAVGTGIRRIEAISGEEALKFLRRKEDLLASLSKKLQTPEDSLEIKLDNLYKELSEAKETIKKLEDLFILQDIEHLKSSKIEEKISLIIHEIDSNYAHAIRTYADKLHHKTPSNLVSILTTSKGEKNTILIKISDNLVAEGFHANSLLHTILLPLGGKCGGKANCSQGSSPKQPQPEDIISTVQQWILTQSK from the coding sequence ATGCTAAGTAACACTATTCGTGCTCGATTTTTAGAATTTTTTAAAAATAGAGGACACGTTCTCCTCCCTTCGTCTCCAGTTTTTCCTCATAACGACCCCTCTATACTTTTCATCAATGCAGGGATGAACCAATTTAAAAACATTTTTCTAAACAAAGAAAACACTGACTATACCAGAGTGTCTACCTCTCAAAAATGTATTCGAGCAGGCGGAAAACATAATGATCTGGAAAATGTCGGACATACTTCAAGACACCTAACTTTCTTTGAAATGCTAGGAAATTTTTCCTTCGGTGATTACTTCAAAAAGGAAGTCATCTCTTTTGCTTGGGAAGCATCTCTCTCTGTTTTTAACTTTGATCCTGAGAAAATTTGGGCCACTGTGCACGAGAAAGATGACGAGGCTTTTTCTCTTTGGGAAAAATATTTACCTACAGAAAGAATAGTCCGTCTTCAAGATAAAGATAATTTCTGGTCTATGGCAGATACTGGTCCTTGCGGCTTTTGTTCGGAACTTCTCTTCGATAGAGGAAATTCTTTTGGCTCAGCAAGCTCTCCAGAACATGACCCCGAAGGCGAACGCTTCTTGGAATACTGGAACCTAGTTTTCATGGAATTTAATCGTGCCAAAGAAGGTTCATTAACCCCGCTGCCTAAAAAAAATATTGATACAGGAGCTGGATTGGAGCGCCTAGTTTCTCTCCTTGCTGGCACTTCTTCTGTCTTTGAAACAGATGTCCTGAGGCACATTATAGAAAAAATCGAACGCCTATCTAACAAAAACTACTCTCCCTCTAACCAAGGAGCCCCTTTCCGGGTGATCGCTGACCATGTTCGTTCCCTATCCTTTGCCATCGCTGATGGATTGCTTCCAGGAAACGTAGATAGGGGATATGTTCTAAGAAAAATTCTTCGACGAGCTGTCAACTATGGAAAACTAATCGGTTTTAATAACCCTTTCCTCGGAGAAATTATCCCTTCCCTCATAGAGGTCATGGGTGATGCTTACCCAGAATTAAAAGAGGCTGAAAACCACATCTGTAATGTTCTAACAGGGGAAGAGGAAAATTATTTGCGGACTCTAAACCGTGGGGGAACTCTCTTCCAAAAAATTATTGCTCACTCTCAATCTAAAGGGATCATCTCAGGAGAAGATGCTTTCAAATTGAAGGATACTTACGGCTTGCCCTTAGATGAAATTTGTCTGATGGCTAAAGACCACAACATTTCTGTAGATGTAGAGGCTTTCTCTCTTCTGGATCAACAATCCCGCGATCTCTCTAGAAAATCTGCAGGAAAAACCAAAGTAGATCTCAGTTCCTCCTATGAACTTTTAGATTCTGATTTTTCTTCTACATTTTGCGGGTACGAAACCACTTCTTCTGAAAGTTTTATCCTTTGCTTGCTCAAAGACGGCAAACCTGTTGATTCATTGACTGAAGGAGAACAAGGAGAAATTATCCTTTCTCAGACTCCCTTCTACTCAGAAAAAGGAGGGCAAGTTGGAGACCAAGGAGAAATTTTTTCTTCTTCGGGATCTTTCTTTGTAGAGGACACTCAGTCTCCACGAGCAAATATTATAGTACATAAGGGCAAAATGACCACAGGTTCTTTATCTGTTCGTGAAGCCATAACGGCTCAAGTTAATCGCGGAAGAAGATTGAAAATTTGCGCTAATCACTCCTCTTGCCATCTACTTCATAAAGCTTTAGAAGTGGTTCTTGGGTCTCACGTGCGCCAAGCAGGCTCATACGTTGACGAATCCAAAATTCGTTTGGATTTCACTCACCATCAAGCGCTAACTAAAAAAGATCTCAGAGCTATTGAAGACATCGTTAACGAAAAGATTCAAGAGAATCTAGAAATCAACGTCCGCGAATCTCTATACAGCGATGTTATCCATTGTTCTGAAATCAAGCAGTTCTTCGGGGATAAATATGGCGATGTCGTACGCGTCGTTGACATGGAGTTCTCCAAGGAACTTTGTGGAGGAACTCATGCAAAGTCTACTGGATGCATAGGTGCTTTCCTTATCGTTAAAGAGCAGGCCGTAGGAACGGGAATTCGTCGTATAGAAGCTATATCTGGAGAAGAAGCCTTAAAGTTTTTGAGAAGGAAGGAAGATTTATTAGCTTCCTTATCGAAAAAACTACAAACTCCCGAGGACTCTTTGGAAATAAAGTTGGACAATCTTTACAAAGAACTTTCTGAAGCCAAAGAAACCATAAAAAAACTAGAAGATCTTTTCATTCTTCAAGACATCGAACACCTAAAATCTAGTAAAATTGAAGAAAAAATCTCTCTTATTATCCATGAGATAGATTCTAATTATGCTCATGCCATTAGAACCTATGCAGACAAGCTTCACCACAAAACCCCCTCAAACCTTGTCTCCATTCTCACAACAAGCAAAGGAGAGAAAAACACCATTTTAATAAAAATATCTGACAATCTCGTAGCTGAAGGCTTTCATGCAAACTCTTTACTACATACCATCCTTCTCCCTCTAGGAGGAAAATGTGGGGGCAAAGCTAACTGTTCCCAAGGAAGCTCTCCCAAACAGCCTCAGCCAGAAGACATTATTTCGACCGTACAACAATGGATCTTAACCCAAAGCAAATAA
- the mfd gene encoding transcription-repair coupling factor: protein MDLNPKQINTPFFSHCQEDFKEGKSLVIENIGSGAVAFLTTKLFYDRRDSIVVVTTQQRFDDLLGNIETFLGQPPEEFPSSEIDLSLKWVNVDAVGKRDSLLHTLSEKNSPTFCLTTLKAILEKTPTPKESASRYITLSINDEISSETVIDLLKELGYQHSSLAIEKGEFAFRGGIVDIFPLSSTEPVRLEFWGETLSSIRIYDPKSQLSTGKISNVNITPANDFSRENFSGALTDYFDSQSLYVFDEIMELESDYANQVGVFRTHKKQFLAIDELWNNIASNPKLFLSSQVLSQETLNKSSIEILASTFSIKRVASPFLKIDQEFISSEENTNALASYAKYLEDFVPSLQEGLSPSICVYGAKGKTLTESATLLQASAQKFSVCTREGTLSSGFFFPEGGFAAISLSEFSHKKILRRQKQRSYFSSSTEEVYVPLPGDTVVHLQNGIGKFLGVERKPNHQNVETDYMVIEYANKAKLYVPSDQAFLISKYVGSSEKSPDLHDLNSSKWKRCRDLTEKSLIAYAEKLLKLEAERTTLPAFIYPPNGENVRKFEESFPYEETPDQLKAIDSIYSDMLSDKVMDRLICGDAGFGKTEVLMRAAVKAVCDGGKQVIVMVPTTILALQHYETFCQRMSDLPIKIGVLCRFSGTKNTRQLLNQVGAGEIDILIGTHRVIGKDVSFKNPGLLIIDEEQRFGVKVKEHLKQLHPDIDCLTISATPIPRTLYMSLSGARDLSVITVPPYDRLPVSSFVVEKKDETIQAAIKHELLRGGQAYVIHNRIETIFSLAENIRTLIPEAKISVAHGQMNSEELTKIFENFKAGTTNVLVATALIENGIDIPNANTILIDNADKFGMADLYQMKGRVGRWNKKAYCYFMVANAEILSSRAAKRLEALNKQEYGGGMKIALEDLEIRGAGNILGTDQSGHITSIGFNLYCKLLKKAVKNLKKNKTQGIFGDDVKIEFPYNSSIPESYVPSATIRIEFYQKIGNAETDEDLDEIKEELRDRFGPYDTSIELLFVLAKIRLFAVKNNFSIIKATSNTLFVVQKHGKSEEIRKTLPFSLSPDPEELFSDVVKAIGMAFPLESSLSEEASSS, encoded by the coding sequence ATGGATCTTAACCCAAAGCAAATAAACACACCCTTCTTCTCCCATTGTCAAGAAGACTTTAAAGAAGGGAAGTCTTTAGTTATAGAAAATATTGGCTCAGGAGCTGTTGCGTTCCTGACAACAAAACTCTTTTATGATAGACGCGACTCTATAGTTGTCGTAACAACTCAACAACGTTTTGATGACCTTCTAGGAAATATTGAAACGTTCTTGGGGCAGCCTCCAGAAGAGTTTCCTTCTTCAGAGATTGATTTGTCTTTGAAATGGGTAAACGTTGACGCCGTAGGAAAAAGAGATTCTCTTCTTCACACCTTATCAGAAAAAAACAGCCCCACCTTTTGTCTTACAACACTAAAAGCCATTTTAGAAAAAACCCCAACTCCCAAAGAATCGGCTTCTCGATACATTACTCTCTCCATCAATGATGAAATTAGTTCGGAAACCGTTATAGATCTTCTAAAAGAACTAGGATATCAACATTCGAGCTTAGCTATAGAAAAAGGTGAGTTTGCTTTCCGCGGGGGTATCGTAGATATATTTCCCCTGTCTTCCACAGAACCTGTACGTCTAGAATTTTGGGGAGAAACTTTATCTTCCATAAGGATCTACGACCCTAAAAGCCAGCTTTCTACTGGTAAAATCTCAAACGTTAATATTACTCCCGCCAATGATTTCTCCAGAGAAAACTTTTCTGGGGCATTAACAGATTATTTTGATTCCCAATCTTTGTACGTTTTCGATGAGATTATGGAATTGGAATCAGATTATGCAAATCAAGTTGGCGTATTCAGAACTCATAAAAAACAATTTCTTGCCATTGACGAGCTATGGAACAATATTGCAAGCAATCCTAAACTCTTTTTATCATCACAGGTTTTATCCCAAGAAACCCTAAATAAAAGTTCCATAGAAATATTAGCTTCTACCTTTTCAATAAAAAGAGTCGCTTCTCCTTTTTTGAAAATAGATCAAGAATTCATCAGCAGCGAAGAAAATACTAATGCTCTAGCCTCTTATGCAAAGTACTTGGAAGATTTTGTTCCCTCTCTTCAAGAAGGTCTCTCTCCGTCCATTTGTGTCTATGGAGCAAAAGGGAAGACTCTTACAGAATCTGCAACGCTTTTACAAGCCTCTGCACAAAAATTTTCTGTATGCACCCGAGAAGGAACTTTATCTTCTGGATTCTTTTTCCCCGAAGGAGGCTTTGCAGCCATCTCATTGTCAGAATTTTCTCATAAGAAAATCTTGCGTAGACAAAAACAACGCAGTTACTTCTCTTCTTCAACTGAAGAAGTATACGTTCCTTTACCAGGAGACACTGTCGTTCATTTGCAGAACGGTATAGGAAAGTTTTTAGGTGTTGAAAGAAAACCCAATCACCAAAACGTAGAAACAGATTACATGGTGATAGAGTATGCCAACAAAGCAAAGTTATATGTTCCCTCTGACCAAGCTTTTCTTATATCCAAATATGTAGGCTCTTCAGAGAAATCTCCCGACTTACATGATTTAAACAGCTCTAAATGGAAACGCTGTAGAGATCTTACAGAAAAATCTTTAATCGCTTATGCGGAAAAATTATTGAAGCTAGAGGCAGAAAGAACCACCCTACCAGCCTTCATTTATCCCCCAAATGGCGAGAATGTAAGAAAGTTTGAGGAGTCTTTCCCTTATGAAGAAACTCCTGATCAACTGAAAGCTATAGATAGTATTTACTCTGATATGCTTTCCGACAAAGTCATGGACCGCCTAATCTGTGGTGACGCAGGCTTTGGAAAAACAGAAGTTCTTATGCGCGCAGCTGTAAAGGCTGTTTGCGATGGGGGCAAACAAGTTATTGTCATGGTTCCCACAACCATTTTAGCTCTCCAGCATTACGAAACCTTTTGTCAAAGGATGAGCGATCTCCCTATAAAAATAGGTGTCCTCTGCCGATTTTCGGGAACCAAAAATACAAGGCAATTATTAAATCAGGTGGGTGCCGGGGAAATAGATATCCTAATAGGCACTCATCGAGTGATCGGCAAAGACGTTTCTTTTAAAAACCCTGGGCTGCTAATCATTGACGAAGAACAACGTTTCGGAGTAAAGGTCAAGGAACACCTGAAACAACTACACCCAGACATTGATTGTCTTACAATATCGGCTACTCCCATTCCTAGAACCCTGTACATGTCTCTGTCTGGAGCTCGTGACTTATCGGTCATAACCGTCCCTCCCTATGATCGCCTTCCTGTGAGCTCTTTCGTCGTAGAAAAAAAAGACGAAACTATTCAAGCAGCTATCAAACATGAGCTCCTTCGAGGAGGCCAAGCCTATGTTATTCACAATCGGATAGAAACAATCTTTTCTTTAGCAGAAAATATCCGCACATTAATTCCCGAAGCTAAAATTTCCGTAGCTCATGGTCAAATGAATTCCGAAGAACTCACAAAAATCTTCGAAAATTTTAAAGCAGGAACAACTAACGTCTTGGTGGCAACGGCTCTAATAGAGAATGGTATAGACATTCCTAATGCTAATACAATACTTATTGATAATGCAGATAAGTTCGGTATGGCAGACCTCTACCAAATGAAAGGACGCGTAGGTCGATGGAACAAAAAAGCCTACTGCTACTTCATGGTTGCAAATGCAGAAATTTTATCAAGTAGAGCAGCAAAAAGATTGGAAGCTCTCAATAAACAAGAATATGGGGGCGGAATGAAAATCGCCCTGGAAGACCTCGAAATCCGCGGAGCGGGGAACATCTTAGGAACAGATCAATCAGGACACATTACTTCCATTGGCTTCAACCTCTACTGTAAACTACTCAAAAAAGCTGTGAAAAATCTCAAGAAAAACAAAACCCAGGGAATCTTTGGTGATGATGTCAAAATAGAATTCCCCTACAACTCCTCCATCCCAGAAAGCTACGTTCCATCAGCCACGATAAGAATAGAATTCTATCAAAAAATCGGTAATGCAGAAACCGATGAAGACCTTGACGAAATTAAGGAAGAGTTAAGAGATCGCTTCGGCCCTTATGATACCTCCATAGAGCTGCTATTTGTTCTTGCAAAGATTCGTCTTTTCGCTGTAAAAAACAACTTTTCCATAATCAAAGCGACATCAAACACTCTATTTGTGGTCCAGAAGCATGGAAAGTCTGAAGAAATTCGCAAGACTTTGCCCTTCAGTCTGTCCCCCGACCCTGAAGAGTTGTTTTCAGATGTCGTTAAAGCTATAGGTATGGCCTTTCCCTTAGAAAGTTCCTTATCAGAAGAAGCCTCTTCTTCTTGA
- the hemE gene encoding uroporphyrinogen decarboxylase gives MSTFLDALSQKASSTPIWFMRQVGRYMPEYQRLKKNRDLFSIFHDEETIVQATLLGPQILQTDAAIIFADILSILDGFNIPYKFSPGPVINFSTEKPLTFTEDPKETFSYLYKAISELKRSLKVPLIGFSASPFTLASYLLEGGSSKDFNKAAKTWYEQPEFFLTLMKTLSSAIVSYLEGQVRAGVDVIQLFDSTSHRLPKDLFQKYVIEINTKLIEKLQHLKVPVVLFCRNSSFFIDSLKQTGATALSIDWHKPIEEVLTENDKNISYQGNIDPALLLLPKQDLLRFFAPQFQKIKNFPNYILNTGHGILPETPLENVLALIDYVRNQF, from the coding sequence ATGTCTACCTTCCTTGACGCTCTATCACAGAAAGCATCCTCTACACCTATTTGGTTTATGCGACAGGTGGGGCGGTATATGCCTGAGTACCAACGGTTAAAGAAAAACCGTGATTTGTTTTCTATCTTCCACGACGAAGAAACAATCGTACAAGCAACCCTTCTAGGCCCTCAAATTTTGCAAACAGATGCAGCAATAATTTTTGCAGACATTCTCTCTATTCTCGATGGCTTCAATATCCCCTATAAATTTTCCCCAGGCCCTGTCATCAACTTTTCAACAGAAAAACCTTTAACTTTTACAGAAGATCCGAAAGAAACTTTTTCTTACCTATACAAAGCCATCTCTGAATTAAAACGCTCCTTAAAAGTTCCTCTCATCGGGTTCTCTGCATCTCCTTTCACGCTAGCCTCCTACCTACTGGAGGGTGGCTCCTCTAAAGATTTTAACAAGGCAGCCAAAACCTGGTATGAACAACCAGAGTTTTTTCTTACTCTCATGAAAACCTTGAGTTCTGCGATCGTTTCTTATCTAGAGGGTCAAGTGCGAGCCGGAGTAGATGTCATCCAATTGTTTGATTCTACCTCTCATCGATTACCCAAAGATCTTTTTCAAAAATATGTAATAGAAATTAACACCAAACTTATAGAAAAGCTACAACACCTAAAAGTTCCCGTGGTTCTTTTCTGTCGAAATTCATCTTTCTTTATCGACAGTCTAAAACAAACTGGAGCAACAGCTCTCAGTATCGATTGGCACAAGCCTATAGAGGAAGTGCTTACCGAAAACGATAAAAACATTTCTTACCAAGGCAACATAGATCCAGCTCTTCTATTATTACCTAAGCAAGACCTATTGAGGTTTTTTGCTCCTCAATTCCAAAAAATAAAAAACTTCCCAAACTACATCCTGAATACAGGCCATGGAATCCTTCCAGAAACCCCACTAGAAAATGTTTTAGCCTTAATAGATTATGTTCGGAATCAATTTTAA